The window GTCCCACCAGTGAAATGTTGGGGAGCATGTAGTAACATGACCCCACATTCTTGGTTTCCAGGGAGTACAGTCACCCTCGAAATATCTGGTCACTGAAGCTTGGGGATGTGTATATCAACATGTAATCCAAGTATACGGTTGTGGCACCTAGAACGTCTGTCCCACCAGAAGCCATCAAGTCTCTAGGCCAGACATGTCCCACCAGTGAAATGTTGGGGAGCATGCATTAGCATGACCCCACGTTCTTGGTTTCCAGGGAGTACAGTCACCCTCGAAATATCTGGTCACTGAAGCTTGGGGATGTGTATATCAACATGTAATCCAAGTATACGGTTGTGGCACCTAGAAAGTCTGTCCCACCAGAAGCCATCAAGTGCCCTTGGAGGACAGAAGAAGGTCCCAGCCATTGGTGGTATGAAGCCATAGTCCCTCCCAGTCTCCTTGCATAGTAAAAATGGCCTCCTCGCCATTAGCAATTAACTGTAGAACACGGGTTTGCGATGGATGCGTAAGACGTTGTATGTGTTCAGACCTGGAGCATCAAAGCCAGGGGATAATCCCTTGCGGTCGAAAGGGTAGAAGTTGAAAAGCTGCCCGTCTTGGGTCTCCAAGGAAACGGAGGCTGAGCCGAGGTGGAGAGTGCAGGGGAACTCCTTGTCGAAGACCACCTGGAAAACACGGTCCTCAAGGTGGTGCAGTTTGATGGTCCGGTAATTTGCTGGTATCAGCTCCTCAATATGGGGCCCAAACTGCTGCATCACCAGCACCCCACCAGCACCCACCTTGATCTCATAGAAAGTCAAGTTGGAGTAAGTGTAGTACCCGACgtagggggcggggcttggaggcggGGCAAGGCTCTTCTCGGCTTCACGGAAAGCTGACTCCATGGCGGGAATGAGCTGTTCGTAGGTCTGTGCCACCACGTCTCCTCCCTGAGGACGGGGACCAGCCATGAGGACGATGAAGCTCAAGCGCAGCTTCGGCACCAAGGAGAAGGTGGCGGAGTAGCCGTCCAAGTCGCCATCCTTCCTAATGATATCGTACCCAAGTTGCTCATTGATTTCCCAGGGCGTTCCAGTCTTGTTGGCAAAGTACTCACTGGAGCACTTGAAGAGGGGCGTCAACATAGTTTTCACCGTGTCCGGCTCCAGAAGGCGCCGATGGTAAGTCCCCAAGAAGACCATGGCCAGCTTGGCGAGGTCGGCGGCTGTTGAGTACATCTGGCCGGAGGGCCTGTACCAACCCAAGTCGTAAAGAGGGGCTGGTTGCCCACTGCCATAGAAGCCAACCGCCATCTGGGAGCGGATGGGAGGCGTGATGTCGAAGCCGGTGTCCTCCATGCCCAACCGGTCCAGGATGTTCTCAGACACCCACCGCTGGTACTCACCCTCGGCGGCATGTTCGGCAAGAACGTGTGCCATGAGGGAGAACGCCAAGTTGCTGTAATGGCatctggagaaagaaaggaagcacaAAATATTTGTGTTGTCTCCCCAACCTAGACAACGATCTCAGGGAGACCCATGTCATTGCTAAACACAGCTGCCAAGATATTGCcgccactaggcttgggtaacaacggaaataTGTGTTACTAAACTCATTACCACCACCTcctctccttctgtctttccttccttccttcactcctccctcccttctttcctaccttccatgtgttgtgtgtgtaatgtgttacctcctctccttccctctcctctctcctcccccttccttccttccttccttccttccttccttccttccttccttccttcgtgtaATGTGTTACCAccacctcctctccttctttctttctttctttctttccttccttccttccttccttccttccttccttcacacctccctcccttctttcctacattccatgtgttgtgtgtgtaatgtgttacctcctctccttccctctcctctctcctcccccttccttccttccttccttccttccttccttccttccttccttccttcctccctccctccctccctccctccctcccttcctccctccctcccttccttccttccttccttccttccttccttccttcttgcaacgtgttaccaccacctcctctctttctttctttctttctttctttctttctttctttctttctttccttccttccttccttccttccttccttcactcctccctcccttctttcctaccttccatgtgttgtgtgtgtaatgtgttacctcctctccttccttctcctctctcctcccctttccttccttccttccttccttccttccttccttccttccttccttcctgcaatgtgttaccaccacctcctctccttccttccttccttccttccttccttccttccttccttccttccttccttcgtgcaATGTGTTACCAccacctcctctccttctttctttctttctttccttccttccttccttccttccttccttccttccttccttcacacctccctcccttctttcctaccttccatgtgttgtgtgtgtaatgtgttacctcttctctcctcccccttccttccttccttccttccttccttccttccttccttccttccttccttcctccctccctccctccctcccttctttccttccttccttccttccttccttccttccttccttccttccttccttccttcctgcctgcctgcctgcctgcctgcaatgtgttaccaccacctcctctctttctttctttctttctttctttctttctttctttctttccttccttccttccttccttcactcctccctcccttctttcctaccttccatgtgttgtgtgtgtaatgtgttacctcctctccttccctctcctctctcctcccccttccttccttccttccttccttccttccttccttccttccttcatgcaATGTGTTACCAccacctcctctccttccttccttccttccttccttccttccttccttccttccttccttccttcgtgcaATGTGTTACCAccacctcctctctttctttctttctttctttctttctttctttctttctttctttccttccttccttccttccttcacacctccctcccttctttcctaccttccatgtgttgtgtgtgtaatgtgttacctcttctctcctcccccttccttccttccttccttccttccttccttccttccttcctccctccctccctcccttccttccttccttccttccttccttcacacctccctcccttctttcctaccttccatgtgttgtgtgtgtaatgtgttacctcttctctcctcccccttccttccttccttccttccttccttccttccttccttccttccttccttcctccctccctcccttccttctttccttccttccttccttccttccttccttccttccttccttccttccttcctgcctgcctgcctgcctgcctgcaatgtgttaccaccacctcctctctttctttctttctttctttctttctttctttctttctttccttccttccttccttccttcactcctccctcccttctttcctaccttccatgtgttgtgtgtgtaatgtgttacctcctctccttccctctcctctctcctcccccttccttccttccttccttccttccttccttccttccttccttccttccttccttccttccttcatgcaATGTGTTACCAccacctcctctccttccttccttccttccttccttccttccttccttccttccttccttcgtgcaATGTGTTACCAccacctcctctctttctttctttctttctttctttctttctttctttctttctttccttccttccttccttccttccttccttccttccttcacacctccctcccttctttcctaccttccatgtgttgtgtgtgtaatgtgttacctcttctctcctcccccttccttccttccttccttccttccttccttcctccctccctcccttccttctttccttccttccttccttccttccttccttccttccttccttccttccttccttccttcctgcctgcctgcctgcctgcctgcaatgtgttaccaccacctcctctctttctttctttctttctttctttctttctttctttctttctttctttccttccttccttccttccttccttcctccctccctccctccctccctccctccctccctccctccctcccttccttccttccttccttccttccttccttcctgcaacgtgttaccaccacctcctctctttctttctttctttctttctttctttctttctttcttt is drawn from Anolis sagrei isolate rAnoSag1 chromosome 13, rAnoSag1.mat, whole genome shotgun sequence and contains these coding sequences:
- the LACTBL1 gene encoding putative beta-lactamase-like 1 isoform X3, whose protein sequence is MEVKLIHVALVVFFLLSVAMTSCFLWQYSLPKVEPSPTVTETKPETVQMCPRYPDPVPLDHPIPILKDALEKVDMLLRHKIRSPGLPALSAIVIYNDTVLWTGNFGKRNGSDPSSGIPNEYTIYRIASVSKIFPTIMLYKLWEEGKVTSLDDPLERYAQSFAIKNPLGRLRESEQRYSADGLIFLEKGSLPLKPSPVTLRRMASQLSGLPRRLRSTSLLWKGTTQEALALLKDDILVADPGTRCHYSNLAFSLMAHVLAEHAAEGEYQRWVSENILDRLGMEDTGFDITPPIRSQMAVGFYGSGQPAPLYDLGWYRPSGQMYSTAADLAKLAMVFLGTYHRRLLEPDTVKTMLTPLFKCSSEYFANKTGTPWEINEQLGYDIIRKDGDLDGYSATFSLVPKLRLSFIVLMAGPRPQGGDVVAQTYEQLIPAMESAFREAEKSLAPPPSPAPYVGYYTYSNLTFYEIKVGAGGVLVMQQFGPHIEELIPANYRTIKLHHLEDRVFQVVFDKEFPCTLHLGSASVSLETQDGQLFNFYPFDRKGLSPGFDAPGLNTYNVLRIHRKPVFYS
- the LACTBL1 gene encoding putative beta-lactamase-like 1 isoform X1; this encodes MRAPKLPDSAVQMHKEDSKRLASGGHSHFRLSAMEVKLIHVALVVFFLLSVAMTSCFLWQYSLPKVEPSPTVTETKPETVQMCPRYPDPVPLDHPIPILKDALEKVDMLLRHKIRSPGLPALSAIVIYNDTVLWTGNFGKRNGSDPSSGIPNEYTIYRIASVSKIFPTIMLYKLWEEGKVTSLDDPLERYAQSFAIKNPLGRLRESEQRYSADGLIFLEKGSLPLKPSPVTLRRMASQLSGLPRRLRSTSLLWKGTTQEALALLKDDILVADPGTRCHYSNLAFSLMAHVLAEHAAEGEYQRWVSENILDRLGMEDTGFDITPPIRSQMAVGFYGSGQPAPLYDLGWYRPSGQMYSTAADLAKLAMVFLGTYHRRLLEPDTVKTMLTPLFKCSSEYFANKTGTPWEINEQLGYDIIRKDGDLDGYSATFSLVPKLRLSFIVLMAGPRPQGGDVVAQTYEQLIPAMESAFREAEKSLAPPPSPAPYVGYYTYSNLTFYEIKVGAGGVLVMQQFGPHIEELIPANYRTIKLHHLEDRVFQVVFDKEFPCTLHLGSASVSLETQDGQLFNFYPFDRKGLSPGFDAPGLNTYNVLRIHRKPVFYS
- the LACTBL1 gene encoding putative beta-lactamase-like 1 isoform X2; the protein is MDGIQLRASGGHSHFRLSAMEVKLIHVALVVFFLLSVAMTSCFLWQYSLPKVEPSPTVTETKPETVQMCPRYPDPVPLDHPIPILKDALEKVDMLLRHKIRSPGLPALSAIVIYNDTVLWTGNFGKRNGSDPSSGIPNEYTIYRIASVSKIFPTIMLYKLWEEGKVTSLDDPLERYAQSFAIKNPLGRLRESEQRYSADGLIFLEKGSLPLKPSPVTLRRMASQLSGLPRRLRSTSLLWKGTTQEALALLKDDILVADPGTRCHYSNLAFSLMAHVLAEHAAEGEYQRWVSENILDRLGMEDTGFDITPPIRSQMAVGFYGSGQPAPLYDLGWYRPSGQMYSTAADLAKLAMVFLGTYHRRLLEPDTVKTMLTPLFKCSSEYFANKTGTPWEINEQLGYDIIRKDGDLDGYSATFSLVPKLRLSFIVLMAGPRPQGGDVVAQTYEQLIPAMESAFREAEKSLAPPPSPAPYVGYYTYSNLTFYEIKVGAGGVLVMQQFGPHIEELIPANYRTIKLHHLEDRVFQVVFDKEFPCTLHLGSASVSLETQDGQLFNFYPFDRKGLSPGFDAPGLNTYNVLRIHRKPVFYS